One region of Sylvia atricapilla isolate bSylAtr1 chromosome Z, bSylAtr1.pri, whole genome shotgun sequence genomic DNA includes:
- the RXFP3 gene encoding relaxin-3 receptor 1, which produces MGEPCERGVCSPAAGIKEGADRESWDTPLGFLESAQMDNGSNVSFLQFLKTINLERADGMQGDSSDVVRIVISLVYSVVCALGLVGNLLVLYLMKSKQGWRKSSINLFVTSLAVTDFQFVLTLPFWAVENALDFNWLFGKAMCKIVSYVTAMNMYASVFFLTAMSVARYRSVASALKNQRRGDPLSGCCSAKWLCALIWLSAVLASLPHAIFSTTATVFDDVLCLVKFPEGRGSNAQFWLGLYHIQKVLLGFVVPLVIISLCYLLLVRFISDKNMGSTCSGPSIKRRSKVTRSVSIVVLSFFLCWLPNQALTTWGILIKLNVVHFSNEYFLSQVYLFPISVCLAHSNSCLNPILYCLMRREFRKALKSLLWRITSPSLTTMRPFTDTTKPEKEEQALHAVMPVHPVPAAPRAAAVQAEVAYYPPGVVMYSSRYDLLPASSMEQHC; this is translated from the coding sequence ATGGGCGAGCCCTGCGAGCGCGGTGTCTGCTCGCCAGCCGCTGGCATAAAGGAAGGCGCGGACAGGGAGTCCTGGGATACGCCGCTGGGTTTCCTGGAGAGCGCTCAGATGGACAACGGGAGCAACGTGTCCTTCCTGCAGTTCTTGAAGACCATCAATCTGGAGCGAGCCGACGGGATGCAGGGGGACAGTTCTGATGTGGTGAGGATTGTCATCTCTCTGGTGTACTCCGTGGTGTGTGCCCTGGGACTGGTGGGCAACCTACTGGTGCTCTACCTGATGAAAAGCAAGCAAGGTTGGAGGAAGTCCTCCATCAACCTCTTTGTGACCAGCCTGGCAGTGACTGACTTCCAGTTTGTGCTGACCTTGCCATTCTGGGCGGTGGAGAACGCACTGGACTTCAATTGGCTCTTTGGCAAGGCAATGTGTAAGATCGTCTCCTATGTGACAGCAATGAATATGTATGCCAGTGTATTCTTTCTCACTGCCATGAGTGTGGCTCGATACCGCTCTGTGGCTTCAGCCTTGAAGAATCAGCGTCGAGGAGACCCACTgagtggctgctgctctgccaagTGGCTTTGTGCACTCATCTGGctgtcagctgtcctggcttcCCTGCCCCATGCCATTTTTTCCACCACTGCCACTGTCTTTGATGATGTTCTCTGTCTTGTCAAGTTCCCAGAGGGCCGAGGCAGCAATGCCCAATTCTGGCTGGGTCTGTACCACATCCAGAAGGTGCTGCTGGGCTTCGTGGTGCCGCTGGTCATCATTAGTCTCTGCTACTTGCTCCTGGTGCGCTTCATCAGTGACAAGAACATGGGCAGCACCTGCAGTGGCCCCAGCATCAAGCGCCGCTCCAAAGTGACTAGATCAGTGTCCATTGTGGTACTGTCTTTCTTCTTGTGCTGGCTGCCTAACCAAGCACTTACAACGTGGGGGATACTCATCAAACTCAACGTGGTGCACTTCAGTAACGAGTACTTCCTCTCTCAAGTGTACCTCTTCCCCATCAGCGTGTGCCTGGCACACTCCAACAGCTGCCTCAATCCCATCCTCTACTGCCTCATGCGCAGGGAGTTCCGCAAGGCACTGAAGAGCCTCCTCTGGAGGATCACCTCACCTTCCCTCACCACCATGCGCCCTTTCACTGACACCACCAAGCCTGAGAAGGAGGAGCAGGCTCTGCATGCCGTGATGCCTGtccaccctgtccctgctgctccccgtgctgctgctgtccaggcAGAGGTGGCCTATTACCCCCCCGGGGTGGTGATGTACAGCAGCCGCTACgacctgctgcctgccagctccatggagcagcactgctga
- the SLC45A2 gene encoding membrane-associated transporter protein, with amino-acid sequence MTLTEDSFHGALPPTSGVAKADMDDTREKEEAPRQSVMRTEAVVPRKRAVGRLIMHSMAMFGREFCYAVEAAFVTPVLLSVGLPKNLYSLVWLISPILGFVLQPVVGSASDHCTCSWGRRRPYILGLGIIMLLGMALYLNGDVMISAFIDEREKQRMWAIIITMLGVVLFDFAADFVDGPIKAYLFDVCSHQDKEKGLHYHALFTGLGGALGYLTGAMDWGQTILGYTLASEFQVIFFFAALVFIICLTLHLCSIPEVPLRYENEEAKFLLEVTEPHKYNSIEEEIKNGYLKSTCPEIKAAAKPGKCTVASRTEEKRKMTLKSLLKTLLSMPSHYRWLCVSHLFGWMAFLSNMLFFTDFMGQVVYHGNPYAPHNSTLYLTYKTGVEMGCWGLCINAISSSVYSYLQKVLLPYIGLKGLYFIGYLFFGLGTGLIGLFPNVYSTLALCSLFGVMSSTLYTVPFHLIAEYHREEESLKLQEGEQAREHGRGKGIDCAALTCMVQLAQIILGVGLGLLVSVAGSAVTVISASTVALIGCCFVAFCIRYVD; translated from the exons ATGACCTTAACTGAAGACAGCTTCCACGGAGCTCTTCCACCCACCTCCGGAGTGGCCAAGGCCGACATGGATGACAccagagagaaggaggaagctCCGAGGCAGTCAGTGATGAGGACTGAAGCAGTGGTGCCAAGGAAGCGAGCGGTGGGAAGGCTGATCATGCACAGCATGGCCATGTTCGGTCGGGAGTTCTGCTACGCCGTGGAGGCCGCCTTTGTCACACCCGTGCTGCTAAGTGTAGGGCTGCCCAAGAACCTCTACAGCCTTGTATGGCTCATCAGCCCTATCCTGGGCTTCGTGCTGCAGCCCGTGGTAGGTTCAGCCAGTGATCACTGCACCTGTAGCTGGGGCAGGAGGCGACCTTACATTCTGGGTCTGGGCATCATAATGCTGTTAGGCATGGCTTTGTACCTCAATGGGGACGTGATGATCTCAG ctttcatcgatgagagagaaaagcagcgGATGTGGGCAATAATCATTACTATGCTGGGAGTAGTACTTTTTGACTTTGCAGCTGATTTTGTTGATGGTCCCATCAAAGCATATTTATTTGATGTCTGCTCTCATCAGGATAAAGAGAAGGGTCTGCATTACCACGCCCTCTTTACAG GTTTGGGAGGTGCCCTGGGTTACCTTACAGGTGCTATGGATTGGGGTCAAACTATACTAGGATATACACTGGCATCAGAATTCCAGGTGATTTTCTTCTTCGCAGCCTTGGTTTTCATAATCTGCCTTACCCTACATCTGTGCAGTATTCCTGAAGTCCCACTCAGATATGAAAATGAAGAGGCAAAGTTCTTGTTGGAAGTGACTGAACCCCATAAATACAACTCCATAGAGGAGGAAATTAAGAATGGTTACTTAAAATCAACATGTCCCGAAATCAAGGCTGCAGCCAAGCCAGGGAAATGTACAGTTGCATCACGCACAGAG gaaaaaaggaagatgacCCTTAAATCACTTCTGAAGACACTTTTAAGCATGCCATCCCACTATCGCTGGCTGTGTGTGAGCCACCTCTTTGGATGGATGGCTTTCCTGTCCAACATGCTCTTCTTCACAGATTTCATGGGACAG GTTGTGTACCACGGGAATCCTTATGCACCTCACAACTCCACACTTTACCTTACCTACAAAACTGGGGTAGAAATGGGATGCTGGGGACTGTGCATCAATGCGATTTCTTCATCAGTCTATTCTT aCTTGCAGAAAGTCCTTCTGCCATACATAGGATTAAAGGGACTTTATTTCATTGGATACCTATTTTTTGGACTTGGTACTGGATTAATTGGCTTGTTTCCCAATGTCTATTCTACTCTGGCTCTTTGTTCACTATTTGGAGTCATGTCCAGCACACTGTACACAGTTCCATTCCACCTCATTGCAGAATACCACAGAGAAGAAGAG AGTCTgaagctgcaggaaggggaACAAGCCAGGGAGCATGGGCGAGGGAAGGGCATCGACTGTGCTGCTCTCACCTGCATGGTCCAGCTGGCCCAGATCATTCTTGGTGTGGGCTTGGGGCTCCTGGTCAGTgttgctggcagtgctgtcaccGTGATTTCAGCATCCACAGTGGCGCTGATCGGCTGCTGCTTCGTGGCTTTCTGCATTCGTTACGTGGACTAG